Sequence from the Guyparkeria hydrothermalis genome:
GGAAAACGACACCGGAGGTGGCTCCTCGTTCTCGAAGGTGACCGTCTCGTAGGCCGACTCCTTCGCCAGCAACGCGCGCAGCAACTGGTTGTTGAGCGCGTGCCCCGACTTGTGGCCGGTGAAGCTGCCGATCACGCTGCAGCCGAGCAGGTAGAGATCGCCGATCGCATCCAGGATCTTGTGCTTGACGAACTCGTCGCCGTAGCGGAGACCGTCCTCGTTGAGGATGTGCTCCTCGCCGACAACGATGGCGTTGTCGACCGAGCCGCCCAGGGCAAGGTTGCGCGAGCGCATCATCTCGAGGTCGCTCATGAAGCCGAAAGTGCGGGCACGAGCCACTTCCTTGACGAAGGTGGTCGAGGAGAAGTCGATCTCGGCCAGGCGCGCGGACTTGTCGAGCACCGGGTGATTGAAGTCGATCGACATCGCCACGCGGAAGCCCTCGTGCGGGTCGAAGCGCACCCAGCGGTCGCCGTCGACCACCTCGACCGGCTCGAGGATGCGGATGAAGCGCTTGTGCGCATCCTGCTCCTCGATGCCCGCCGACTGGATCAGGAAGACAAACGGGCTGGCGCTGCCGTCCATGATCGGCATTTCAGGGCCGTCGATCTCCACGCGGCAGTTGTCGATACCCAGACCCGCGAGGGCGGACATCAGGTGTTCGACGGTGGAAATCTTCACACCATCCTTCACCAGCGTGGTGGACAACTGGGTCTCGCCGACATTGAACGCATGACCCGGAATGATCGCGTTCTCGCCGAGGTCGACCCGGTGGAAGACGATACCGGTATCCACGTCCGCAGGACGGAGCGTCAGACGGACCTGCTCGCCGGTGTGCAGACCGATGCCCGTGGCGCGGATGGTGTTTCGGAGTGTGCGTTGCTGAACCAAGATCGAAGAACCCAAGCCGGTAAATCGGGTAATTATCGCATGCTAATGGACGCAGAAAAACACGACGTTCGTGGTGGATTCCCCCGCCCTTGCGACAGGCTTCCGTCCGTGGACAGGGCACCCATACGACAAACCCCCGGGCATGCCGGGGGTTCTCACGGGCGCCGAGATATCTGACCGTCAGGCCAGCAGGCGGTTCAGTCGGCTGACGAAGTCCGCCGAATCCCCCAGCTTGCCACCCTCGGCCAGCATCGCCTGACCGTAGAGCACATGCGCGATGTCGGCGAAGCGGGAATCGTCGGATTCCTTTTCCGCCTGCTTGAGCAGACGGTGGTCCGGGTTGATCTCGAGGATCGGCTTGGTCTCGGGCATCGCCTGACCCGCCTGCTCGAGGATGCGCTGCAGATGCAGGCTGACATCGCCCTCGTCGGTGACGAGACACGCCGGGGAGTCGACCAGACGGCGCGAGCGGCGCACGTCCTTGACCTCCTCGCCCAGGGTCTCCTTGAGCCGGTTGATCAGCGCCTCGTGCTCCTGCTTCTCCTCCTCGGACTCGTCCTCGTCTTCCTCGTCGACATCGACCTTGGCCTTGGTGACCGACTTGAGGGTCTTGCCGTCGAACTCGGTCAGATGCGCCATCACCCACTCGTCGACGCGATCGGAGAGCAGCAGTACCTCGATGCCCTTCTTGCGGAAGATCTCGAGATGCGGCGAGGCGAGCGCGGCCTGGTAGGAGTCGGCGATGATGTAGTAGATCTCGTCCTGATCCTCGGGCATCCGCTCGATGTAGTCGGCCAGCGAGACCGTCTCGTCACTCCCCTCGCCCTTGGTCGAGGCAAAGCGCAGCAGGCCGGCGATCTTCTCCTTGTTGGCCGGGTCCTCGCCGACGCCCTCCTTCAGCACCCGGCCGAAGGTCTGCCAGAACTCGGCGTACTTCTCCGGCTCGTTCTTGGCCATCTTCTCCAGCAGCGAGAGCACGCGCTTGACCGAGCCCGAACGGATGGTATCGAGCACGCGGTTGGACTGCAGGATCTCGCGCGAGACGTTCAGCGGCAGATCGGCCGAGTCGATCACGCCGCGAACGAAGCACAGGTAGCGCGGCATCAGCTTGTCGGCGTCGTCCATGATGAACACGCGCTTGACGTACAGCTTGACGCCGTGGCTCTGCTCCGGCTCGAACAGGTCGAACGGCGCGCGCTTGGGGATGTAGAGCAGCGAGGTGTACTCGACCTTGCCCTCGACCTGGTTGTGCGCCCAGGTCAGCGGCGGCTCCCAGTCGTGCGAGACGTGCTTGTAGAACTCGGTGTATTCCTCGTCCGAGATCTCGCTCTTCGGCCGGGTCCACAGGGCGTTGGCATCATTCACGGTCTCCCAGCGGCCCGGGATTTCCGTCTCGTTGCCCTCGTCGTCCTTCTCGGTCTTGGGCGGCACCCACATCTGCACCGGGAAGTTGATGTGGTCGGAGTACTTGCGGATCACCGAGCGCAGGCGGAAGTCGTCGGCGAATTCCTGCTGGTCCTCGCGCAGGTGCAGCACAATGCGGGTGCCGCGCTCGGGCTTGTCGACCGTCTCGATGGTGTACTCGCCCTCGCCGTTGGAGGTCCAGCGCACGCCGTGCTCGGCGCCGACGCCGGCACGGCGGGTGGTCAGCTCGACGTGGTCGGCGACGATGAAGGCCGAGTAGAAGCCCACGCCGAACTGGCCGATCTGGTTGGCATCCTTCTGCTTGTCCGCCTCCAGCTGCTCGAGGAAGGCCTTGGTGCCCGAATGAGCGATGGTGCCGATGTGCTCGACCACCTCCTCGTGGTTCATGCCGATGCCGTTGTCGTCGATGGTGACGGTCTTCTTCTCGGCATCGAACGACACCCGAACGCGGAGATCCTGGTCGTCCTCGTACAGGCCGTCATCGGCGAGCGCCTCGAAACGCAGCTTGTCGCAGGCATCCGATGCATTCGAGATCAGCTCGCGGAGGAATACCTCCGGGTTGGAGTACAGCGAATGGATCATCAGGCGAAGCAGCTGCTTCACCTCGGTCTGGAAGGCATGCGTCTGGGCTTGACTCATGGAAGCGGGTCTCCGTGTTGTCACTCGGTTTCGAATACGGATGACGGACCAACGACACGCCGGCCTCGTCGACGCGATGGAGATGGGGGCGCCTGCGGGGATTTTCAAGTCCCGGAACGGGTCAGTGACGTCACCGGTGATGCTCGAGTGCCGCGCCGCAAATCACCGCCCCAGAAAAAGCAAAACCCCCGACACCAGCGGTGCGGGGGTTGATCCGGTCAATCCGGATCCGATCAGCCGAGGCGCTCGCGGATACGGGCAGCCTTGCCGGTACGGCCACGCAGGTAGTACAGCTTGGCGCGACGGACGTCACCGCGACGCTTGACCTTGATGGCGGCGATCTGCGGGCTGTAGGTCTGGAAGACACGCTCCAGGCCCTCGCCGTACGAGAACTTGCGCAGGGTGAAGGAAGAGTTGAGGCCGCGGTTGCGCTTGGCAATCACGACGCCCTCGAACGCCTGCAGGCGCTCGCGGTCACCTTCCTTTACCCGGACGTCGACGGAAACCGTGTCGCCGGGACCGAACTCCGGCACCTCGCGGGTCATTTGATCGGCTTCGATTTGCTTGATGATCTCGTTCATTTTCCGCCACCTGTTATCAATCGCGTGTCTGTTGGCTGCCCGGGGTTTCATCGCGTCCCGCGAGCCAGTGTCTTTCCAGCGCCGCCCGCTCCTTTGCGGACGGCCCGTGTTGCAAAAATAGGTCCGGTCGCCGCCGGGCCGTTGTCAGCAGTGCCTGCTCGGCCCGCCAGTCGGCGATGCGCCGGTGGTCACCGCTGGCGAGCACCGCCGGCACGTCGCGGCCTTCCCATTCCGGCGGCCGCGTGTAGTGCGGGTGATCCAGCCGGTCGGCCTCGAACGAGTCCTCGACCACCGACTGCGCATCCCCGACCAC
This genomic interval carries:
- the lpxC gene encoding UDP-3-O-acyl-N-acetylglucosamine deacetylase, which gives rise to MVQQRTLRNTIRATGIGLHTGEQVRLTLRPADVDTGIVFHRVDLGENAIIPGHAFNVGETQLSTTLVKDGVKISTVEHLMSALAGLGIDNCRVEIDGPEMPIMDGSASPFVFLIQSAGIEEQDAHKRFIRILEPVEVVDGDRWVRFDPHEGFRVAMSIDFNHPVLDKSARLAEIDFSSTTFVKEVARARTFGFMSDLEMMRSRNLALGGSVDNAIVVGEEHILNEDGLRYGDEFVKHKILDAIGDLYLLGCSVIGSFTGHKSGHALNNQLLRALLAKESAYETVTFENEEPPPVSFSRPAAQVAE
- the htpG gene encoding molecular chaperone HtpG — encoded protein: MSQAQTHAFQTEVKQLLRLMIHSLYSNPEVFLRELISNASDACDKLRFEALADDGLYEDDQDLRVRVSFDAEKKTVTIDDNGIGMNHEEVVEHIGTIAHSGTKAFLEQLEADKQKDANQIGQFGVGFYSAFIVADHVELTTRRAGVGAEHGVRWTSNGEGEYTIETVDKPERGTRIVLHLREDQQEFADDFRLRSVIRKYSDHINFPVQMWVPPKTEKDDEGNETEIPGRWETVNDANALWTRPKSEISDEEYTEFYKHVSHDWEPPLTWAHNQVEGKVEYTSLLYIPKRAPFDLFEPEQSHGVKLYVKRVFIMDDADKLMPRYLCFVRGVIDSADLPLNVSREILQSNRVLDTIRSGSVKRVLSLLEKMAKNEPEKYAEFWQTFGRVLKEGVGEDPANKEKIAGLLRFASTKGEGSDETVSLADYIERMPEDQDEIYYIIADSYQAALASPHLEIFRKKGIEVLLLSDRVDEWVMAHLTEFDGKTLKSVTKAKVDVDEEDEDESEEEKQEHEALINRLKETLGEEVKDVRRSRRLVDSPACLVTDEGDVSLHLQRILEQAGQAMPETKPILEINPDHRLLKQAEKESDDSRFADIAHVLYGQAMLAEGGKLGDSADFVSRLNRLLA
- the rplS gene encoding 50S ribosomal protein L19; the protein is MNEIIKQIEADQMTREVPEFGPGDTVSVDVRVKEGDRERLQAFEGVVIAKRNRGLNSSFTLRKFSYGEGLERVFQTYSPQIAAIKVKRRGDVRRAKLYYLRGRTGKAARIRERLG